Proteins encoded together in one Deinococcus irradiatisoli window:
- the queG gene encoding tRNA epoxyqueuosine(34) reductase QueG, producing the protein MLALPSSTNAAETLRDLAFELGFDVAGWASGQVPREAWQGYGEWLGSGRQAGMTYLETGAWRRADLSTSLLAAPQVGRVLALGISHAFEELVPPPGGLRAGRVARYAWTPDYHAQIEPRLSRLVREAAALGVRARGYVDHGPVMERDLAGRAFLGWHAKSGMLVSTELGAFVTLAVLLTDLPDEGDGPAHPDRCGRCTRCVSACPTGAIDADRAIDAGKCVSYLTIEHRGPVPWERRPGIGEWLLGCDVCCAVCPWSLKAGALAQALQPDPELAYPDLLGFFGLSEREFERRYGHTAHARPRRKGMARNAVTVAGNLREERLRPVLDLAAADPAWEVREAATYALTCWQDVAGLEKLRFDPHEQVRAGAQRGLNELLG; encoded by the coding sequence ATGCTGGCCCTTCCAAGCTCCACCAACGCCGCCGAGACGCTACGCGACCTGGCCTTCGAGTTGGGGTTCGACGTGGCGGGCTGGGCCTCCGGGCAGGTGCCGCGCGAGGCGTGGCAGGGATACGGCGAGTGGCTGGGCAGCGGGCGTCAGGCCGGGATGACGTATCTGGAAACCGGGGCCTGGCGCCGGGCCGACCTCTCCACGTCCCTGCTGGCCGCGCCGCAGGTGGGCCGGGTGCTGGCGCTGGGCATCAGCCACGCGTTCGAGGAACTTGTCCCGCCGCCCGGCGGACTGCGGGCCGGGCGGGTGGCCCGCTACGCCTGGACCCCGGATTACCACGCCCAGATCGAACCGCGGCTCTCGCGGCTGGTGCGCGAGGCCGCCGCGCTGGGGGTGCGGGCACGCGGCTACGTGGACCACGGCCCGGTCATGGAGCGCGACCTGGCCGGGCGGGCTTTTCTCGGCTGGCACGCCAAATCCGGCATGCTGGTCAGCACCGAACTGGGCGCCTTCGTGACGCTGGCCGTGCTGCTCACCGATTTGCCCGACGAGGGCGACGGCCCGGCGCACCCCGACCGCTGCGGCCGTTGCACCCGCTGCGTCTCGGCCTGCCCCACCGGGGCCATCGACGCCGACCGGGCCATCGACGCCGGCAAGTGCGTGTCGTACCTGACCATCGAGCACCGGGGGCCGGTGCCGTGGGAGAGGCGGCCCGGCATCGGCGAGTGGCTGCTGGGCTGCGACGTGTGCTGCGCGGTGTGTCCCTGGAGCCTCAAGGCCGGAGCGCTGGCCCAGGCCCTCCAGCCCGACCCGGAACTGGCCTACCCCGATCTGCTGGGCTTCTTCGGGTTGTCGGAGCGGGAGTTCGAGCGCCGTTACGGCCACACCGCCCACGCCCGGCCCCGCCGCAAGGGCATGGCCCGCAACGCCGTGACGGTGGCCGGTAATTTGCGGGAGGAGCGCCTGCGCCCGGTGCTGGACCTCGCTGCCGCCGACCCGGCCTGGGAAGTGCGCGAGGCTGCCACTTACGCCCTGACGTGCTGGCAAGACGTGGCTGGACTCGAAAAGCTGCGCTTCGACCCCCACGAACAGGTGCGGGCCGGAGCACAGCGCGGGCTGAATGAACTGCTGGGCTGA